A region from the Lolium perenne isolate Kyuss_39 chromosome 4, Kyuss_2.0, whole genome shotgun sequence genome encodes:
- the LOC127349025 gene encoding uncharacterized protein: MGKRNSGAVEAREFGSMEDFWGFYLGQHSKPATRRWHFAGTLASLLCALAAAATGRAALLAACPVLGYGMAWYSHFFVEGNRPATFGHPVWSLLCDYRMFALILTGRIDAELARLRIRPRSDAAVHQQ; this comes from the coding sequence ATGGGGAAGAGGAACAGCGGCGCCGTCGAGGCTCGTGAGTTCGGGAGCATGGAGGACTTCTGGGGCTTCTACCTGGGCCAGCACTCGAAGCCGGCGACGCGGCGCTGGCACTTCGCCGGGACGCTGGCGTCGCTCCTCTGCGCCCTCGCCGCGGCGGCCACGGGCCGCGCCGCGCTCCTGGCGGCGTGCCCCGTGCTCGGGTACGGCATGGCGTGGTACAGCCACTTCTTCGTGGAGGGCAACCGGCCGGCCACGTTCGGCCACCCCGTCTGGTCCTTGCTCTGCGACTACCGCATGTTCGCCCTCATCCTCACCGGCCGCATCGACGCCGAGCTCGCCCGCCTCCGCATCCGGCCCCGGAGCGACGCCGCCGTTCACCAGCAGTGA